From Ignisphaera aggregans DSM 17230, the proteins below share one genomic window:
- a CDS encoding type III restriction protein res subunit (COGs: COG1061 DNA or RNA helicase of superfamily II~InterProIPR000330:IPR011545:IPR001650:IPR006935:IPR 014001:IPR014021~KEGG: sto:ST1287 hypothetical protein~PFAM: type III restriction protein res subunit; helicase domain protein; DEAD/DEAH box helicase domain protein; SNF2-related protein~SMART: DEAD-like helicase ; helicase domain protein~SPTR: Q971U1 Putative uncharacterized protein ST1287~PFAM: Helicase conserved C-terminal domain; Type III restriction enzyme, res subunit) produces MSRIIFGTDEWIDEDDFRLFLKFSRYLGRENGFSRFMVDFNKLSESIRSGSLSPNEVLDLVEGYSVEFEEGSIEDLKKLLEEYMPRVIIRRVSNDIVIIPKVFLGDLVKDFREKGILIYDKNNKWFKLVKPMYLFDVLDSLRKRNIVIHSEIDIKERIELPIKVMFKGDLRDYQQEALEAWRKNSYRGIIALPTGTGKTIIAIAAIAELSEKTLIVTFTKEQMFHWAEKIVSFTDIPRSMIGYYYGSEKRIAPITITTYQSAFRYVSSLSPYFSFLIIDEVHHLPADKFRYIAENMFARKRLGLSATVIREDGRHVDLFPLMGGIVYSKSVSELAEKGYIAPFTVKTIKVSLTKEEKEKYRKLLEKYKKLAGGREFQTLLEDAKRGDVAALEALKTRAEIRSLVHNAKEKIEALKAIVNRELENNSKIIVFTQYIEQAEKLAEILNTVYITGELDEDTRRRRLEMFKNNMVKIIVLTTVGDEGIDIPDANVGIIFAGTGSRRQFIQRLGRLLRPMPGKEARLYEIIVKGTFEEAEARKRKKALEEVFEGITIMSEE; encoded by the coding sequence ATGAGTAGGATTATCTTTGGAACTGATGAGTGGATAGATGAGGATGATTTTAGGCTTTTCCTAAAGTTTTCTAGATACCTAGGTAGAGAGAATGGATTTTCTAGATTTATGGTTGATTTTAATAAGCTTTCTGAGTCTATAAGAAGTGGTTCTCTTTCACCTAATGAGGTTCTAGATCTAGTTGAGGGATATAGTGTAGAGTTTGAGGAGGGCTCTATAGAAGATCTAAAGAAGTTATTGGAGGAGTATATGCCTAGGGTTATCATTAGAAGAGTTTCTAATGATATAGTTATAATTCCAAAGGTATTTCTAGGAGATCTAGTTAAGGATTTTAGGGAGAAGGGGATTCTCATATATGATAAGAATAATAAATGGTTTAAGCTAGTTAAACCTATGTATCTTTTCGATGTTCTTGACAGTCTTAGGAAAAGGAATATTGTTATACATAGTGAGATAGATATAAAAGAAAGAATAGAACTACCAATTAAAGTAATGTTTAAGGGAGATTTGAGAGATTATCAACAGGAGGCTTTAGAGGCATGGAGAAAAAATAGCTATAGGGGGATAATAGCCCTTCCCACAGGTACTGGAAAGACCATTATAGCTATTGCCGCTATAGCAGAGCTTAGTGAAAAGACACTTATAGTCACATTTACAAAAGAGCAAATGTTTCATTGGGCTGAAAAGATAGTGAGTTTTACAGATATTCCCCGGTCTATGATAGGCTATTACTATGGCTCAGAAAAGAGAATTGCTCCAATAACTATAACAACATATCAATCAGCATTTAGATATGTATCATCTCTCTCTCCATATTTCTCATTTCTTATCATAGATGAGGTCCATCATCTTCCAGCAGATAAATTTAGGTATATAGCTGAAAATATGTTTGCTAGAAAGAGACTTGGGCTTTCTGCAACTGTAATAAGAGAAGATGGTAGGCATGTAGATCTCTTTCCGCTTATGGGAGGTATAGTCTATAGTAAATCTGTATCTGAGCTTGCAGAAAAAGGGTATATAGCTCCATTTACTGTAAAAACCATTAAAGTTTCTCTGACTAAGGAGGAGAAGGAGAAGTATAGAAAGCTTCTTGAAAAATACAAGAAGTTGGCTGGAGGGAGAGAATTTCAAACATTGTTAGAAGATGCAAAGAGAGGTGATGTGGCAGCTCTTGAAGCATTAAAGACTAGAGCAGAAATTAGAAGTCTTGTACATAATGCTAAGGAGAAGATAGAAGCTCTTAAAGCTATTGTTAATAGAGAGCTAGAGAATAACAGTAAGATAATAGTATTTACACAGTATATAGAACAGGCAGAGAAATTAGCAGAGATTCTAAATACAGTATACATAACAGGTGAGCTAGATGAAGATACAAGGAGGAGAAGACTAGAAATGTTTAAGAATAATATGGTTAAGATTATAGTTCTCACAACAGTTGGTGACGAGGGTATAGATATACCAGATGCAAATGTAGGAATAATATTTGCAGGCACAGGTTCAAGAAGACAATTCATACAGAGGTTGGGTAGACTTCTAAGACCTATGCCAGGTAAGGAAGCAAGACTATATGAAATCATTGTTAAGGGGACATTCGAAGAGGCAGAAGCTAGAAAGAGGAAAAAAGCTTTAGAGGAGGTATTCGAGGGTATAACAATTATGAGCGAGGAATAA
- a CDS encoding conserved hypothetical protein (KEGG: tsi:TSIB_0076 hypothetical protein~SPTR: C6A0J9 Putative uncharacterized protein), producing the protein MSKVFGENEFRNFREAIYSSCGELYNYSFIREETQDRYVYAYYTFHFNKSDITFRIVLSKIDDEYKISGLWIISIAPRGHVVSIFIAFLLSIMGGLLGLLTFYLLGFKKISISMMVWGSF; encoded by the coding sequence ATGAGTAAAGTATTTGGTGAAAATGAGTTTAGAAATTTTAGAGAAGCTATATACTCTAGCTGTGGAGAGCTCTATAACTATAGCTTTATTAGAGAGGAGACACAGGATAGATATGTCTATGCTTATTATACTTTCCATTTTAATAAATCTGATATAACATTTAGAATAGTTCTTAGTAAAATTGATGATGAATACAAAATATCTGGACTATGGATAATATCAATAGCTCCAAGAGGACATGTAGTTAGTATATTTATTGCATTTTTATTGTCTATAATGGGAGGGTTATTAGGTTTATTAACATTCTATCTACTTGGTTTTAAGAAAATAAGTATCTCAATGATGGTGTGGGGCTCTTTCTAG
- a CDS encoding conserved hypothetical protein (KEGG: tsi:TSIB_0076 hypothetical protein~SPTR: C6A0J9 Putative uncharacterized protein~PFAM: Predicted membrane protein (DUF2324)), whose protein sequence is MGLFLVVLTILIQPYIQSIPFFIMGITTSSEIIERGLIFVIFASIYIGIVSGFFQEPLKYLLSRGKEVEVALFIGLGFGLEEAVLLPLLQYGQIIALGIEAVRRGIN, encoded by the coding sequence GTGGGGCTCTTTCTAGTAGTACTAACAATATTAATTCAGCCATATATTCAAAGCATACCATTCTTTATAATGGGCATAACAACGTCTTCAGAGATTATAGAGAGAGGTCTGATCTTTGTAATATTTGCTTCAATTTACATAGGTATAGTATCTGGCTTTTTCCAAGAACCTTTAAAATATTTGTTGTCTAGGGGTAAGGAGGTAGAGGTGGCTTTATTCATTGGTTTAGGTTTTGGTTTAGAGGAAGCAGTATTGCTACCTCTTCTCCAATATGGACAGATAATAGCATTGGG